One part of the Rhea pennata isolate bPtePen1 chromosome 29, bPtePen1.pri, whole genome shotgun sequence genome encodes these proteins:
- the LOC134152052 gene encoding LOW QUALITY PROTEIN: tensin-2-like (The sequence of the model RefSeq protein was modified relative to this genomic sequence to represent the inferred CDS: inserted 1 base in 1 codon; deleted 2 bases in 1 codon), protein MDGHGTAIVAWMGTAQRRTARHGYRGSFRPVEKRRDMRSAEPLRKVQEFGXPDLHAPPLDKLCSVCKALEGWLRAQPQHVAVLHCKGDKGKTGVIVAAYMHYSKISASADQALGTLTMRKFCEEKVAAALQPSQRRYINYFGGLLSGSIKMNSSTLFLHHVLVPSCPAFEPGAGYQPFLKIYQSMQLVYTSGVYSTSGAGTQSLCITLEPALLLKGDVMVKCYHKQSRGPDRDVVFRVQFHTCTIHGSQLWFGKDELDEAWQDERFPFDAAVEFVFSSGPEKIRGWDAVRNSPAVTVDYGISDPAVRWDSYEGFNVRHEDSLEELSHTRGPLDGSPYARVQKKRAPGPWGAAAAAAAAPAPSPAPGSGPPAPAEPSRPPPTAAERRDLELLLGGFGEPPAPEAGPPAGSPAAAPRCSCRPGYLPAGAASPEGSRRRRADGTLERRRPGAGCPGGGEKRRAQRSLSEGLQPRGTGREAPGYRAQPGGYREAPALEELAPLCPCRDCRGRGEELAAAAAAFYGLRLEWGAEGRGAGGHPAPLAPGEGLDGTVCPRCGRPGPSERSGELGGYEALGLEAREGYRIPGRPDPHAPSERRSPGEGGPWRETPDSPSSPQGAGGCPEVPEPPGCGTPGPPSPAEAAAGATASPTPAFPLATAYYEPPAPRPPLPEKRHLCERPSPPERGPFAPELAPGGSGGGRGPPEPRPEAPGTVKFVQDTSKFWYKPGLSRDQAVALLKAKEPGSFLIRDSNSFQGAYGLALKVAAPPPNCVTHSKGDPQEQLVRHFLIETGPRGVKIKGCQNEPHFGSLPALVLQHSITPLSLPCALRIPSKDPLEESPEVPVPPNMSTAAELLRQGAACSVLYLSSVEMESLTGPQAVAKAAGAVLASRPRPPACTVHFKVAAQGITLTDSQRKLFFRRHYPVGNVTYCSTDPEDRRWANPDGTTSKIFGFVAKKPGGPCANACHLFAELDPEQPASAIVSFITKVMLGTHRK, encoded by the exons ATGGATGGGCACGGCACGGCCATCGTGGCATGGATGGGCACAGCCCAGAGAcgcacggcacggcacggctaTCGCG gcTCGTTCAGACCTGTCGAGAAGCGCCGCGACATGCGCTCCGCCGAACCGCTCAG aaaGGTGCAGGAGTTCG TGCCGGACCTGCACGCGCCGCCGCTGGACAAGCTCTGCTCCGTGTGCAAGGCCCTGGAGGGCTGGCTGCGGGCGCAGCCCCAGCACGTCGCCGTGCTGCACTGCAag ggtgaCAAGGGCAAGACGGGTGTCATCGTGGCCGCCTACATGCACTACAGCAAGATCTCAGCCAG CGCCGACCaggccctgggcaccctgacgATGCGCAAGTTCTGCGAGGAGAaggtggcggcggcgctgcaGCCCTCGCAGAGGAG gtACATCAACTACTTCGGCGGGCTGCTCTCGGGGAGCATCAAGATGAACAGCAGCACCTTGTTCCTGCACCACGTCCTGGTG CCGTCCTGCCCCGCCTTCGAGCCCGGCGCCG gctACCAGCCCTTCCTGAAGATCTACCAGTCCATGCAGCTCGTCTACACGTCGGGCGTCTA CAGCACCTCCGGTGCCGGCACCCAGAGCCTCTGCATCACCCTGGAGCCCGCCCTGCTGCTGAAGGGGGACGTGATG gtgaAATGCTACCACAAGCAGAGCCGCGGCCCCGACCGCGATGTGGTTTTCCGGGTCCAGTTCCACACCTGCACCATCCACGGCTCCCAGCTCTGGTTCGGCAAGGACGAGCTCGACGAGGCCTGGCAAG ACGAGCGCTTCCCCTTCGACGCCGCCGTGGAGTTCGTCTTCTCCTCCGGCCCCGAGAAGATCAGAG GCTGGGACGCCGTCCGCAACAGCCCGGCCGTCACCGTCGACTACGGCATCTCGGACCCGGCCGTGCGCTGGGACTCCTACGAGGGCTTCAACGTGCGCCACGAGGACAGCCTGGAAG AGCTCTCGCACACCCGGGGGCCGCTGGACGGCAGCCCCTACGCCCGGGTGCAGAAGAAACGGGCGCCCGGTCCGtggggggccgccgccgccgccgccgccgcccccgccccgagcccggcgcccggcagcggccccccggcgcccgccgagccgagccgcccgccgcccacCGCCGCCGAGCGCCGCGACCTGGAGCTTTTGCTGGGCGGCTTCGGCGAGCCGCCCGCGCCCGAGGCCGGGCCCCCCGCGGgctcccccgccgcggcgccccgctgcTCCTGCCGCCCGGGCTAcctgcccgccggcgccgctaGCCCCGAGGGCTcacggcggcggcgcgccgaCGGCACCCTGGagcgccggcggcccggcgcggggtgcccgggcggcggcgagaagcggcgggcgcagcgctcGCTCTCGGAGGGTTTGCAGCCCCGCGGCACCGGGCGGGAAGCTCCGGGCTACCGGGCGCAGCCGGGTGGCTACCGGGAGGCGCCGGCGCTGGAGGAGCTGGCGCCGCTGTGCCCGTGCCGGGAttgccggggccgcggcgaggagctggcggccgccgccgccgccttctaCGGGCTGCGGCTCGAGTGGGGCGCCGAGGGCCGGGGGGCCGGTGGCCACCCGGCGCCGCTGGCCCCCGGCGAGGGGCTCGACGGCACCGTGTGCCCCCGCtgcggccggcccggcccctccgAGCGCTCCGGCGAGCTCGGTGGCTACGAGGCCCTCGGCTTGGAGGCCCGCGAGGGCTACCGCATCCCCGGGCGGCCGGACCCCCACGCACCCAGCG AGCGGCGGAGCCCAGGCGAGGGGGGCCCGTGGCGCGAGACCCCCGACAGCCCCAGCTCGCCGCAGGGGGCCGGCGGGTGCCCCGAGGTGCCGGAGCCCCCAGGCTGCGGGACCCCCGGCCCCCCGTCACCTgcagaggcggcggcgggggccacCGCGTCCCCGACACCCGCCTTCCCCCTGGCCACGGCGTACTAcgagccgccggccccgcggccccccctGCCCGAGAAGCGGCACCTCTGCGAGCGCCCTTCGCCCCCCGAGCGCGGCCCCTTCGCCCCCGAGCTggcgcccggcggctccggggggggccgggggccacCCGAGCCCCGGCCGGAGGCGCCCGGGACCGTCAAGTTTGTGCAGGACACGTCCAAGTTCTGGTACAAACCCGGCCTCTCGCGGGACCAAG CTGTCGCCCTGCTCAAGGCCAAGGAGCCGGGCTCCTTCCTCATCCGCGACAGCAATTCCTTCCAGGGCGCCTACGGGCTGGCGCTCAAGgtggccgcgccgccccccaACTGCGTCACCCACAGCAAGG gaGACCCCCAGGAGCAGCTGGTCCGACACTTCCTCATCGAGACGGGGCCGCGGGGCGTGAAGATCAAGGGGTGCCAGAACGAGCCCCACTTCG ggaGCCTGCCTGCCCTGGTGCTGCAGCACTCCATCAcccccctctccctgccctgcgCCCTCCGCATCCCCAGCAAAG ACCCGCTGGAGGAGAGCCCGGAGGTGCCTGTGCCCCCCAACATGAGCACAGCCGCCGAGCTGCTGCGCCAGGGCGCTG CCTGCAGCGTGCTGTACCTGAGCTCGGTGGAGATGGAGTCGCTGACGGGGCCCCAGGCCGTGGCCAAGGCCGCAGGCGCCGTCCTGGCctcccgcccgcgcccgcccgcctgcACCGTCCACTTCAAGGTGGCCGCGCAGGGCATCACCCTCACCGACAGCCAGCGCAA